A window of the Synechococcus sp. LTW-R genome harbors these coding sequences:
- a CDS encoding type IV pilus twitching motility protein PilT — MSNSSPFPIGLFPNQGHAPKTTPIPQAQELDGSLQGRQPSSLQGIVKLAAEQGFSDVHLGVGEEPRYRDRGEMLRTGWPVTEAAGFQAWLREMLSPAQVDAFQRDKEFDGSHAFPFVRVRINLLESLRGPAMVLRLIPQTIATLEELKLPAVLQELASKPKGLVLITGPTGSGKTTTLAAMIDWINRNRACHILRIEDPVEFVHSSQQSLIRHREVGPHTKHFHNALRAALREDPDVILIGELRDGETLTTALEASQTGHLVFATLHTNSEVKTVERVLGMVPPQDQPSLRRSLAESLLGVIAQGLIKTSDGKRAAFHDILINTDACKDYIERGELEEIESIMSRSGFDGMQTANQSLIALVEEGRVAGEAALAQSLKANELAQALRGKDST; from the coding sequence GTGAGCAACAGTTCGCCCTTCCCGATCGGGCTGTTTCCAAACCAGGGACACGCCCCCAAAACCACTCCCATCCCGCAAGCGCAAGAGCTGGATGGTTCCCTGCAAGGCCGCCAACCCAGTTCGCTCCAGGGCATCGTCAAGCTCGCCGCCGAGCAGGGGTTCTCCGATGTCCATCTCGGAGTCGGCGAAGAACCCCGCTACCGCGACCGCGGCGAGATGCTGCGCACCGGTTGGCCCGTCACCGAAGCCGCTGGCTTCCAGGCCTGGCTTCGGGAAATGCTGAGCCCTGCCCAGGTGGATGCCTTCCAGCGGGACAAGGAGTTCGACGGCTCCCACGCCTTCCCCTTTGTCAGGGTGCGCATCAACCTGCTGGAGTCCCTGCGGGGGCCCGCCATGGTGCTCCGGTTGATCCCCCAGACCATCGCAACCCTGGAGGAGCTCAAGCTCCCCGCCGTGCTGCAGGAGCTCGCCTCCAAACCCAAGGGCCTCGTGCTGATCACAGGCCCCACCGGATCAGGGAAAACCACCACCCTCGCCGCGATGATCGACTGGATCAATCGCAACCGGGCCTGCCACATCCTCAGGATTGAGGACCCGGTCGAATTCGTCCACAGCAGCCAGCAGTCCTTGATTCGGCACCGCGAGGTGGGGCCCCACACCAAGCACTTCCACAACGCCCTGAGGGCCGCCCTTCGGGAAGACCCCGACGTGATCTTGATCGGTGAACTGCGCGACGGAGAGACCCTCACCACTGCCCTGGAGGCCTCGCAAACCGGTCACCTGGTGTTCGCCACCCTCCACACCAACTCAGAGGTGAAAACCGTGGAGCGGGTGCTCGGGATGGTCCCGCCCCAGGACCAGCCCAGCCTCCGCCGGTCCCTGGCCGAGAGCCTGCTGGGGGTCATCGCCCAGGGGCTCATCAAAACCAGCGACGGCAAACGGGCCGCCTTTCACGACATCTTGATCAACACCGACGCCTGCAAGGACTACATCGAGCGCGGTGAACTCGAGGAGATCGAGTCGATCATGTCCCGCAGCGGTTTTGACGGCATGCAGACCGCCAACCAATCGCTCATCGCTCTGGTCGAAGAGGGTCGTGTCGCGGGCGAGGCGGCCCTGGCCCAAAGCCTCAAGGCCAACGAGCTCGCCCAGGCCCTACGCGGCAAGGACTCGACTTAG
- a CDS encoding high light inducible protein, whose amino-acid sequence MATADPAPTPDQVVEAAPEELNQWKRGFTPQAEIWNGRMAMVGLSVGLSVLLIARLAGKV is encoded by the coding sequence ATGGCCACTGCAGACCCCGCTCCTACCCCGGATCAAGTGGTTGAAGCGGCTCCTGAAGAGCTGAACCAGTGGAAGCGAGGCTTTACGCCCCAGGCTGAGATCTGGAACGGCCGGATGGCGATGGTTGGCCTCTCAGTGGGTTTGAGCGTCCTCTTGATCGCCCGCCTCGCCGGAAAGGTTTGA
- the tsaD gene encoding tRNA (adenosine(37)-N6)-threonylcarbamoyltransferase complex transferase subunit TsaD, whose product MPTLLALETSCDESAAAVVRDQTVLASAIATQIEEHARWGGVVPEIASRRHVEALPHLIEQVMAQSGVGYAELDAIAATAAPGLVGALLVGSVTGRSLARLHGKPFVGVHHLEGHLCSVHLGDPLPSGPYLVLLVSGGHTEMIRVDGPGSYSRLARSRDDAAGEAFDKVARLLGLGYPGGPAVQAVAASGDPKRFPLPKGRVSLPEGGFHPYDFSFSGLKTAVLRLVNQLRAEEAGGGEPFPLADVAASFEQVVADVLVERTTRCARDQGLKTIVMVGGVAANRRLRDRLQERCQALQLDWRVAPLAYCTDNAAMIGVAAEQRFMAGGQSSIRLAVTPRLALEEVPVLYEPQPPF is encoded by the coding sequence ATGCCCACGTTGCTGGCGCTCGAAACAAGTTGTGACGAGTCAGCAGCGGCTGTTGTGCGCGATCAAACGGTCTTGGCCAGTGCCATCGCGACCCAGATCGAAGAGCACGCCCGCTGGGGTGGCGTCGTTCCAGAAATTGCCTCCAGACGCCATGTGGAAGCGCTGCCGCACCTGATTGAGCAGGTGATGGCCCAAAGCGGGGTGGGCTACGCCGAGCTGGATGCCATTGCGGCCACAGCCGCCCCTGGGTTGGTCGGTGCGCTGCTGGTGGGATCCGTGACCGGCAGGAGCTTGGCCCGTTTGCATGGCAAACCCTTTGTCGGTGTTCATCACCTGGAGGGCCACCTCTGTTCGGTGCACTTGGGGGATCCGTTGCCCTCCGGTCCCTATTTGGTCTTGCTGGTCAGTGGCGGGCACACCGAAATGATTCGCGTGGACGGGCCTGGCTCCTACAGCCGCTTGGCCCGGAGCCGCGATGACGCGGCTGGCGAGGCCTTTGACAAGGTGGCCCGGCTGCTCGGGCTGGGCTATCCGGGCGGTCCGGCTGTTCAGGCCGTTGCCGCCAGCGGCGATCCCAAGCGTTTTCCCTTACCGAAGGGACGGGTGTCCCTGCCGGAGGGGGGCTTTCACCCCTACGACTTCAGCTTCAGCGGTTTGAAAACGGCGGTTCTGCGCCTGGTGAATCAGCTCCGGGCGGAGGAGGCAGGCGGCGGAGAACCCTTCCCCTTGGCCGATGTGGCGGCCAGCTTTGAGCAGGTGGTGGCGGATGTTTTGGTGGAGCGCACAACCCGCTGTGCCCGCGACCAAGGCTTGAAGACCATCGTCATGGTGGGTGGCGTGGCGGCGAACCGTCGCTTGCGGGACCGTTTGCAGGAGCGCTGCCAAGCCCTGCAACTGGACTGGCGGGTGGCGCCTCTGGCCTATTGCACCGACAACGCCGCGATGATTGGCGTGGCCGCTGAACAGCGCTTCATGGCTGGCGGCCAGAGCTCGATCCGCTTGGCCGTGACCCCCCGCCTGGCCCTTGAGGAGGTCCCGGTTCTCTACGAACCCCAGCCACCCTTCTGA
- a CDS encoding Photosystem I reaction center subunit III yields MRRLFAVLISALLIFGFAPVAKADVAGLTPCAESARFQSRAAAASTPQAKARFEMYSQASCGADGLPHLIVDGRLSHAGDFIIPGIAFLYIAGCIGWAGRNYLMAIRGSKDAAMKEIQIDLSLAFKSTLAAATWPIAAFSELSGGKLTESDDKITVSPR; encoded by the coding sequence ATGCGCCGCCTTTTTGCTGTTCTCATTTCTGCCCTGCTGATTTTCGGCTTCGCCCCCGTGGCGAAAGCTGATGTCGCAGGACTGACCCCCTGCGCTGAAAGCGCACGCTTCCAATCCCGTGCCGCCGCCGCCTCCACCCCCCAGGCGAAGGCGCGCTTCGAGATGTACAGCCAGGCCTCCTGCGGCGCTGATGGCCTTCCCCACCTCATCGTGGACGGTCGCCTCAGCCACGCTGGCGACTTCATCATCCCCGGCATCGCCTTCCTCTACATCGCTGGTTGCATCGGCTGGGCCGGTCGCAACTACCTGATGGCGATCCGCGGTAGCAAGGATGCCGCCATGAAGGAAATCCAGATTGACCTGTCTCTGGCCTTCAAGAGCACCCTGGCCGCTGCCACCTGGCCCATCGCAGCTTTCTCTGAATTGAGCGGCGGCAAGCTGACCGAATCCGACGACAAGATCACCGTTTCCCCTCGCTGA
- the psaJ gene encoding photosystem I reaction center subunit IX, which produces MKKFLTTAPVFAAIWFTVTAGILIEFNRFYPDLLFHPM; this is translated from the coding sequence ATGAAAAAGTTTCTGACCACCGCTCCGGTCTTCGCCGCGATCTGGTTCACCGTCACCGCCGGCATCCTGATCGAATTCAACCGCTTCTATCCCGATCTCCTCTTCCACCCGATGTGA
- the gmk gene encoding guanylate kinase, whose translation MAEAPSSSGRLFLITGPSGVGKGTLVSALLERHPDIWLSISATTRAPRSGEVDGQSYFFLPRSDFDAKVAQGGLLEWAEFAGNCYGTPRGPVEAQLQAGRPVLLEIELEGARQVRRSFPSGFQIFIEPPSFEELERRIRGRGTDSEEAISKRLERAKVELQAASEFDAVIVNGDLAEALQQLEQLMGLR comes from the coding sequence ATGGCGGAAGCGCCCTCCTCCAGCGGCAGGTTGTTCCTGATCACGGGCCCCAGTGGAGTGGGCAAGGGGACCCTGGTGAGCGCGCTGTTGGAGCGGCACCCCGACATCTGGCTCTCGATTTCAGCGACGACCCGCGCTCCTCGCAGCGGTGAAGTCGATGGGCAGAGCTACTTCTTTCTGCCGCGATCCGACTTCGACGCGAAGGTGGCTCAGGGCGGCTTGCTCGAGTGGGCCGAATTCGCCGGCAACTGCTACGGCACACCGCGCGGACCGGTGGAGGCGCAGCTTCAAGCGGGGCGTCCGGTTCTGCTGGAGATCGAGCTGGAGGGGGCTCGTCAGGTGCGCCGCAGCTTCCCCAGCGGCTTTCAGATCTTTATCGAGCCCCCTTCCTTTGAGGAGCTCGAGCGACGGATCCGCGGTCGGGGCACCGATAGCGAGGAGGCCATCAGCAAGCGCTTGGAGCGGGCCAAGGTGGAATTGCAGGCTGCCTCGGAATTTGACGCGGTGATCGTCAACGGCGATTTGGCGGAGGCTCTGCAGCAGTTGGAGCAGTTGATGGGACTGCGCTGA